The Pleuronectes platessa chromosome 11, fPlePla1.1, whole genome shotgun sequence genome includes a window with the following:
- the LOC128451497 gene encoding rho-related GTP-binding protein RhoV translates to MAEACQRRDKPTKLREELSCMLVGDGAVGKTSMIISYIFNGYRSEYRQTAFDVFTGLVHVNGLPTRIKLIDTAGQEEFGHLRSLCYAHVDVFILCFSLVNPVSFENITSKWIPQIRAGNPTSPIVLVGTQSDLSHNVDVLIHLHQLSTKPVHCSRARRLARRIRAHDYVECSALTQNNLKHVFDCAVSAAIQHKQTGTIPKKLSLIKRSKLFCVWRKIFGYF, encoded by the exons ATGGCAGAGGCCTGTCAGAGACGTGATAAACCCACCAAGCTGAGGGAAGAGCTGAGCTGCATGCTGGTCGGTGATGGAGCTGTGGGGAAGACCAGCATGATCATCAGCTACATCTTCAATGGATACCGCAGCGAGTACAGGCAAACCGCTTTTGATGTTTTTACTG GTTTGGTTCATGTGAACGGCCTCCCAACTCGTATCAAACTAATAGATACAGCAGGACAG GAGGAGTTTGGACATCTACGTTCTCTGTGCTACGCCCATGTGGACGTCTTCATCCTCTGCTTCAGCCTGGTCAACCCCGTCTCCTTCGAAAACATCACCTCCAAATGGATCCCGCAGATCCGGGCCGGCAACCCAACCTCTCCTATAGTCCTGGTTGGAACTCAGTCCGACCTCAGCCACAATGTGGACGTCCTTATTCATCTGCACCAGCTGAGCACCAAACCAGTGCACTGCAGCCGGGCCAGAAGGCTGGCACGCAGGATCAGAGCTCACGACTACGTGGAGTGTTCAGCTCTGACACAAAACAACCTCAAACATGTGTTTGACTGTGCTGTGTCTGCTGCCATTCAGCACAAGCAAACTGGCACTATACCTAAAAAGCTCAGCCTAATTAAACGTTCAAAGCTTTTTTGTGTTTGGAGGAAGATCTTTGGATACTTCTGA
- the LOC128450927 gene encoding zinc finger FYVE domain-containing protein 1: MSGHGSSLEKGVNTSLICQESYACGGSEEAAFECNECKSLQCVRCELELHSQERLKNHERVQIVPGHVPYCDNCKGGNGDNGKRHRSVVRCQNCKVNLCQDCQKRTHSGGNKKKHQLTSYPPPPKPAEVISVQTPVLPTVQIADEINSQRSRLLEKVSSFLLVDENEEMQIKDEASFMKSLSCFPDQLLKVVAIFGNTGEGKSHTLNHTFFMGREVFKTSPTQESCTVGVWAAFDPIHKVVVIDTEGLLGNSSKQGQRTRLLLKVLAISDLIIYRTHTDRLHDDLFKFLGDASDAYLKHFTKELKATTARCGLDVPLSTLGPAVVIFHETVHTKLLGSDKSSESVDRLLSERFRKLSRFPEAFSSVQYWGTQTLNPPTDFRGLQNKLEQLLDNNATRSPRTPLVIFKALQALSERFSGEIVGELTALSCFFPDEYFTCSCLCLSCGSGCKNSMNHLGEGVGHEAKHRCRYSAQYDNRIYTCKACYEGGKEVIVVPKTSASSDSPWLGLAKYAWSGYVIECPNCDVIYRSRQFWYGNQDPVDTVVRTEIQHVWPGSDGFLKDNSNAAQRLLDGVNLVAQSMSELSVKPAKAVTSWLTDQIAPAYWKPNSLILVCHKCQAVFQDNDNKHHCRACGEGFCDGCSSKAAPVPERGWGLAPVRVCDVCFEQRASYEERREAELDEEESGTLARKVGEAVTNTIGVVVTAIDIPLGLVKDAARPAYWVPDQDILSCHNCQREFTAKLSKHHCRACGQGVCDDCSPERRPVPSRGWDHPVRVCTSCNQKPGEL; encoded by the exons ATGAGCGGGCATGGCTCATCTTTAGAGAAAGGAGTAAACACCAGTCTAATATGTCAAGAAAGTTATGCTTGTGGTGGCTCTGAGGAGGCCGCCTTCGAGTGTAATGAGTGCAAAAGCCTGCAGTGTGTTCGCTGTGAGCTGGAGCTCCACAGTCAGGAGCGTTTGAAGAACCACGAGAGGGTTCAGATCGTCCCCGGGCATGTCCCGTACTGTGACAACTGTAAAGGAGGTAATGGAGACAATGGCAAGCGCCACAGGTCTGTGGTCCGCTGCCAGAATTGCAAAGTCAACCTGTGCCAGGATTGCCAGAAACGCACCCACAGTGGAGGCAACAAGAAGAAACACCAGCTCACATCTTATCCTCCACCCCCCAAACCGGCAGAGGTCATTTCTGTCCAAACACCTGTTCTGCCCACTGTTCAAATAGCAGACGAGATCAACTCCCAGAGGTCCAGACTCCTGGAGAAGGTTTCCAGCTTTCTATTGGTTGATGAGAATGAGGAAATGCAG ATAAAAGATGAAGCTTCCTTCATGAAGAGCCTGAGCTGCTTCCCGGACCAGCTCCTGAAGGTGGTGGCCATCTTCGGTAACACAGGAGAGGGCAAGTCTCACACCCTGAACCACACGTTCTTCATGGGGAGAGAAGTGTTCAAGACCTCTCCCACACAGGAGTCGTGCACGGTGGGCGTGTGGGCAGCGTTTGACCCCATCCACAAAGTCGTGGTCATCGATACTGAGGGTCTGCTTGGAAACAGTTCAAAACAGGGCCAGAGAACCCGTCTCTTGCTCAAGGTGCTCGCTATCTCCGACCTTATCATTTACCGCACCCACACCGACCGTCTCCACGATGACCTCTTCAAGTTCCTCGGGGACGCCTCGGATGCCTACTTGAAGCATTTCACCAAGGAGCTGAAGGCCACGACGGCCCGCTGTGGCCTGGATGTCCCGCTGTCCACCCTGGGCCCGGCGGTGGTTATCTTCCATGAAACCGTTCACACTAAGTTGCTTGGCTCAG ATAAGTCATCTGAGTCTGTAGACCGGCTGCTGTCGGAGCGCTTCAGGAAGCTTTCCCGTTTCCCGGAGGCCTTCAGCTCTGTTCAGTACTGGGGCACGCAGACCCTCAACCCCCCCACCGACTTCCGTGGCCTGCAGAATAAACTGGAGCAGCTCCTGGATAACAACGCCACCCGCTCCCCACGCACCCCTTTGGTCATCTTCAAAGCCCTGCAG GCACTGAGCGAGCGCTTCAGTGGGGAAATTGTAGGTGAGCTGACGGCCCTCAGCTGCTTCTTTCCTGATGAATACTTCACCTGCTCCTGCCTGTGCCTCAGTTGTGG TTCTGGCTGCAAAAACAGCATGAACCATTTAGGAGAGGGAGTGGGCCACGAGGCGAAGCATCGATGTCGTTATTCCGCTCAATATGATAATCGCATTTACACCTGTAAG GCTTGCTATGAAGGAGGAAAGGAGGTCATCGTTGTCCCAAAGACCTCGGCCTCCTCAGACTCTCCATGGTTGGGCCTCGCCAAATACGCTTGGTCTGG gtatGTTATTGAATGTCCCAACTGTGATGTGATCTATCGGAGTCGTCAGTTCTGGTATGGGAACCAGGACCCTGTGGATACAGTTGTGCGAACTGAGATCCAGCACGTATGGCCAGGG TCGGATGGCTTTTTAAAGGACAATAGCAATGCAGCACAGCGTCTTCTGGATGGAGTCAACCTAGTGGCCCAGTCTATGTCAGAGCTCAGTGTCAAGCCTGCTAAGGCCGTCACCTCTTGGCTGACGGATCAGATCGCCCCGGCCTACTGGAAACCCAACTCCCTCATCCTG GTGTGCCATAAGTGTCAGGCAGTCTTCCAGGACAACGACAACAAGCATCACTGCCGTGCCTGTGGGGAGGGCTTCTGCGATGGCTGCTCTTCCAAAGCCGCGCCCGTTCCTGAGAGAGGCTGGGGTCTCGCCCCTGTCAGAGTCTGTGATGTCTGCTTCGAGCAGAGAGCCTCGTACGAAG AGCGGCGTGAGGCAGAGCTCGATGAGGAGGAAAGTGGAACCTTGGCCAGGAAAGTTGGAGAGGCGGTTACCAACACCATTGGGGTTGTGGTGACGGCTATTGACATCCCACTTG GCCTGGTGAAAGATGCTGCCCGTCCTGCGTACTGGGTGCCTGACCAGGACATCCTGTCCTGCCACAACTGCCAACGTGAGTTCACTGCCAAACTGTCCAAGCATCACTGCCGCGCCTGTGGCCAAGGAGTGTGCGACGACTGCTCCCCGGAGCGTCGGCCAGTTCCGTCGCGTGGCTGGGACCACCCCGTGCGCGTGTGCACCAGCTGCAACCAGAAGCCCGGAGAACTTTAA